A genomic stretch from Odocoileus virginianus isolate 20LAN1187 ecotype Illinois chromosome 25, Ovbor_1.2, whole genome shotgun sequence includes:
- the LOC139031122 gene encoding keratin-associated protein 21-1-like isoform X2: protein MCCNYYGNSCGYGCGNSYSCGFSPYYGCGYGTRYGCGYGTGYGCGYGTRYGCGYSSGYGSGYGCGYGCGYGSGYRCGFSPYYGCGYGTRYGCGYGSGSGSYWPVCHRRCYSACC from the exons ATGTGTTGTAACTACTACGGCAACTCCTGTGGCTATGGCTGTGGAAACAGCTATAGCTGTGGATTCAGCCCCTACTATGGCTGTGGATATGGAACCAGATATGGCTGTGGATATGGGACTGG TTATGGTTGTGGATATGGAACTAGATACGGATGTGGATACAGCTCAGGATATGGCTCAGGATACGGCTGTGGATATGGCTGTGGATACGGTTCAGGATACAGGTGTGGATTTAGCCCTTATTATGGCTGTGGCTATGGAACCAGATATGGCTGTGGATATGGCTCTGGCTCTGGCAGCTACTGGCCAGTTTGCCACAGGAGATGCTATTCTGCTTGCTGCTAG
- the LOC139031122 gene encoding keratin-associated protein 21-1-like isoform X1, with protein MCCNYYGNSCGYGCGNSYSCGFSPYYGCGYGTRYGCGYGTGCGYGSGYGCGFSPYYGCGYSSHYGCGYGTRCGCGYGSGYGSGYGCGYGCGYGSGYRCGFSPYYGCGYGTRYGCGYGSGSGSYWPVCHRRCYSACC; from the exons ATGTGTTGTAACTACTACGGCAACTCCTGTGGCTATGGCTGTGGAAACAGCTATAGCTGTGGATTCAGCCCCTACTATGGCTGTGGATATGGAACCAGATATGGCTGTGGATATGGGACTGGCTGTGGATATGGTTCAGGATATGGCTGTGGATTTAGCCCCTATTATGGCTGTGGATACAGCTCCCATTATGGCTGTGGTTATGGAACCAGATGTGGCTGTGGATATGGCTCTG GATATGGCTCAGGATACGGCTGTGGATATGGCTGTGGATACGGTTCAGGATACAGGTGTGGATTTAGCCCTTATTATGGCTGTGGCTATGGAACCAGATATGGCTGTGGATATGGCTCTGGCTCTGGCAGCTACTGGCCAGTTTGCCACAGGAGATGCTATTCTGCTTGCTGCTAG